A genomic region of Vigna radiata var. radiata cultivar VC1973A unplaced genomic scaffold, Vradiata_ver6 scaffold_86, whole genome shotgun sequence contains the following coding sequences:
- the LOC106754262 gene encoding receptor-like protein kinase HSL1 — protein sequence MLHHSHQLILFLLLFLSLNPTLSLNQDGLFLLQAKLQLSDPTNALSHWNHRDATPCNWTFVTCDAATGAVASLDFNNLQLSGPVPEAALCRLPSLASLSMANNNLTGILPDAAFSSCAALRQLDLSQNGITGPIPSALALLPALETLDLSSNNFSGEIPASFGQFRQLRSLSLVSNLLNGTIPSFLGNVSTLETLHLAYNVYFNAGHIPPSLGNLTNLEELWLAGCNLVGPIPPSLGNLTKLTNLDLSMNNLVGNIPEQLVSGLRSIVQIELYQNALSGALPRAAFANLANLERFDASTNELTGTIPDELCGLKKLGSLNLFANKLEGTLPESIVNSENLYELKLFNNSLSGSLPSGLGGNSKLQSLDVSFNRFSGEVPATLCGGGVLKELILIYNSFSGRIPDSLGECKSLKRVRLRNNNLSGVVPGGLWGLPHLYLLELVENSLSGSISNRISGARNLSILLMSGNHFSGSIPEEIGELVNLGEFVANNNNLTGRIPTSVVGLSQLDRLVLRDNQLFGEIPSSVGGWKALNELDLANNRLDGSIPKELLDLPALKYLDLSNNRLSGVIPIELQNMKLNLLNLSNNQFSGEIPPLYANEYYRNSFLGNPGLCSSLSGLCPSLDENEGKGRKYVWIFRFIFVLAGIVLIVGVSWFYFKFRNFKKMKKGFQISKWRSFHKLGFSEFEVVKSLTEDNVIGSGASGKVYKVALSNGEVVAVKKLFGAPNMGNGSVDSEKDGFEVEVETLGKIRHKNIVRLLCCCNSKDSKLLVYEYMPNGSLADLLHSSKKGLLDWPTRYKIAIDAAEGLSYLHHDCVPPIVHRDVKSSNILLDDEFGAKVADFGVAKIVKGANQGAESMSVIAGSYGYIAPEYGYTLRVNEKSDIYSFGVVILELVTGKPPLDPEYGEKDLVKWVYSTLDQKGQDEVIDPSLDAEYREEMRKVLNVGLLCTTSLPITRPSMRRVVKMLKEVTAPVLPKSLSGKLSPYFQELPSDNDHQESLV from the exons ATGCTTCACCATAGCCACCAACTAATTTTGTTTctgcttctctttctctctctaaaccCTACTCTCTCCCTAAACCAAGACGGTCTCTTCCTGCTTCAGGCCAAGCTACAACTCTCCGACCCCACAAACGCCCTCTCCCATTGGAACCACCGTGACGCCACCCCATGCAACTGGACCTTCGTCACATGCGACGCCGCCACCGGCGCCGTCGCCTCCCTTGATTTCAACAACCTCCAGCTCTCCGGCCCCGTCCCCGAAGCCGCACTCTGCCGCCTTCCCTCCCTCGCTAGCCTCTCTATGGCCAACAACAACCTTACCGGCATCCTTCCCGACGCCGCGTTCTCCTCCTGCGCCGCCCTCCGTCAGCTCGACCTCTCCCAGAATGGCATCACCGGCCCCATCCCCTCCGCCCTCGCTCTCCTACCGGCCCTCGAAACCCTCGACCTCTCCTCCAACAACTTCTCCGGCGAGATTCCAGCGAGCTTCGGCCAGTTCCGTCAGCTCCGAAGCCTCTCCCTCGTCAGCAACCTCCTGAACGGAACCATTCCCTCTTTCCTGGGCAACGTTTCCACGCTCGAAACGCTTCATCTCGCTTACAACGTTTACTTCAACGCAGGTCACATTCCTCCTTCTTTGGGGAACCTCACGAATCTAGAGGAGCTCTGGCTAGCGGGGTGCAACCTTGTAGGCCCCATTCCTCCTTCTCTAGGAAACTTGACGAAGCTCACAAACCTCGACTTGTCCATGAACAACCTCGTTGGAAACATACCTGAACAACTCGTGTCGGGTTTGCGCAGCATTGTGCAAATCGAACTCTACCAGAACGCACTCTCCGGCGCGTTGCCACGCGCCGCGTTCGCAAACCTTGCTAACTTGGAACGGTTCGATGCCTCCACGAACGAGTTGACTGGGACGATTCCGGACGAGTTGTGTGGGTTGAAGAAACTCGGGTCGCTGAACCTGTTCGCTAATAAACTCGAGGGAACTTTGCCTGAGAGTATAGTTAATTCGGAGAACTTGTACGAGTTGAAGTTGTTCAACAACTCACTCTCTGGGTCGTTGCCCAGTGGGTTGGGTGGAAACTCAAAGTTGCAGAGTTTGGACGTTTCGTTTAATCGATTCTCCGGCGAGGTTCCGGCAACGTTGTGCGGCGGAGGAGTGTTGAAGGAGCTGATTTTGATTTACAATTCGTTTTCCGGGAGGATCCCAGACAGTCTCGGGGAATGCAAGAGTTTGAAAAGGGTTCGGCTTAGGAACAATAACCTTTCTGGGGTTGTGCCAGGGGGGTTATGGGGTTTACCCCATTTGTATTTGTTGGAGCTTGTTGAGAACTCTCTTTCTGGGTCGATTTCTAATCGGATTTCCGGGGCACGGAACCTGTCAATTTTGTTAATGTCAGGAAATCATTTTTCTGGGTCGATTCCTGAGGAGATTGGTGAATTGGTTAATCTTGGAGAGTTTGttgctaataataataatcttactGGCCGGATTCCGACAAGTGTGGTTGGGTTGAGTCAGTTGGATAGGCTGGTCCTCAGAGACAATCAGCTTTTTGGAGAGATTCCTTCTAGTGTTGGTGGTTGGAAGGCGCTCAATGAACTTGATTTGGCGAATAATAGATTGGATGGGAGTATTCCTAAGGAGTTATTGGACTTGCCTGCGCTTAAGTATCTAGATCTTTCTAATAATCGGTTATCTGGAGTAATTCCAATTGAGCTGCAGAATATGAAGCTGAACTTGTTGAATTTGTCGAACAATCAGTTTTCTGGGGAGATTCCTCCTCTTTATGCCAATGAGTATTATAGGAATAGTTTTCTCGGAAATCCGGGGCTGTGTAGTTCTCTCTCTGGTCTGTGTCCAAGCTTGGATGAGAATGAGGGTAAGGGCAGGAAATATGTGTGGATTTTCCGGTTCATATTTGTGCTTGCTGGGATTGTGTTAATTGTTGGGGTGTCTTGGTTCTACTTCAAATTCCGGAATttcaagaagatgaaaaagGGGTTTCAAATATCAAAGTGGAGGTCGTTTCATAAGCTGGGGTTTAGTGAGTTTGAAGTTGTTAAATCGCTAACCGAGGACAATGTTATAGGGAGTGGAGCATCTGGGAAGGTTTACAAAGTTGCGCTGAGCAATGGTGAGGTGGTGGCTGTGAAGAAATTGTTCGGAGCACCTAACATGGGAAATGGATCCGTTGATTCTGAGAAGGATGGATTTGAAGTTGAGGTTGAGACACTCGGCAAGATTAGGCACAAGAATATTGTGAGATTATTGTGTTGCTGCAACAGTAAAGACAGCAAGCTCTTGGTTTACGAGTACATGCCAAATGGGAGCCTAGCCGATTTGTTGCATAGTAGCAAGAAAGGCTTGCTGGATTGGCCCACGAGATATAAAATAGCTATCGATGCTGCTGAGGGGCTCTCATATCTGCATCATGATTGTGTCCCCCCTATTGTTCATAGGGATGTCAAATCTAGCAACATCTTGCTAGATGATGAATTTGGAGCAAAAGTAGCCGATTTCGGAGTTGCCAAAATTGTGAAGGGAGCCAACCAAGGTGCAGAATCTATGTCAGTGATTGCAGGATCTTATGGTTACATTGCACCAG AATATGGTTATACACTTCGGGTGAACGAAAAGAGTGACATATATAGTTTTGGTGTGGTGATTTTGGAGTTGGTGACTGGGAAGCCCCCTCTTGATCCAGAGTATGGGGAAAAGGATCTAGTGAAATGGGTTTACTCCACATTGGATCAGAAAGGACAGGATGAGGTGATTGATCCAAGTTTGGATGCTGAATATAGGGAAGAAATGAGGAAGGTTCTAAACGTGGGGCTTCTTTGCACTACCTCTCTTCCTATAACTCGTCCTTCAATGCGTAGAGTGGTCAAAATGCTGAAGGAAGTAACTGCACCAGTTCTTCCCAAATCCTTAAGTGGAAAACTTTCTCCTTATTTTCAGGAACTACCCTCTGATAATGATCATCAGGAAAGCTTAGTTTGA
- the LOC106754269 gene encoding NAC domain-containing protein 73, protein MRIYNKEMTQCSYPENNHTIIVERHKDSFIRTCPTCGHHIKCQEQAAGIHDLPGLPAGVKFDPTDQEILEHLEAKVRSDIHKLHPLIDEFIPTLEGENGICCTHPEKLPGVSKDGLIRHFFHRPSKAYTTGTRKRRKVHTDADGSETRWHKTGKTRPVYISGKLKGYKKILVLYTNYRKQRKPEKTNWVMHQYHLGNNEEEKEGELVVSKVFYQTQPRQCGSLMKDSYPAKLNGESVHEVTNHKSTGFVEFYNNSFVSFDQGDQHRPSSAQLVTHFPVHDGATFIP, encoded by the exons ATGAGGATATATAACAAGGAAATGACTCAGTGCAGTTACCCTGAAAACAACCATACCATCATTGTAGAGAGGCACAAAGATAGCTTCATCAGAACATGTCCTACATGTGGTCATCATATCAAATGCCAGGAGCAG GCTGCTGGAATTCATGACTTACCTGGACTTCCAGCTGGAGTAAAGTTTGATCCTACTGATCAAGAGATTCTTGAGCATTTGGAAGCGAAGGTGCGTTCTGATATTCACAAGCTTCATCCGTTAATTGATGAGTTCATCCCTACTCTTGAAGGGGAGAATGGAATCTGCTGTACCCATCCAGAGAAGTTACCAG GAGTTAGCAAAGATGGGTTGATCCGACATTTCTTTCACAGGCCTTCGAAAGCATACACGACAGGAACAAGGAAAAGGAGAAAGGTGCACACAGATGCTGATGGCAGTGAGACACGGTGGCACAAAACAGGTAAGACTAGGCCAGTATACATCAGTGGGAAGTTAAAAGGGTACAAGAAAATTCTTGTGCTTTACACCAATTACAGAAAACAAAGGAAGCCTGAGAAGACAAACTGGGTGATGCATCAGTACCACCTTGGCAATAATGAAGAGGAGAAGGAAGGAGAGTTGGTGGTCTCCAAAGTTTTCTATCAGACACAGCCTAGACAATGTGGTTCACTCATGAAAGACTCATATCCTGCTAAACTAAACGGTGAAAGTGTGCATGAGGTAACTAATCATAAAAGCACTGGGTTTGTTGAATTCTACAATAATTCTTTTGTATCCTTTGATCAAGGGGATCAGCATAGGCCTAGCAGTGCACAACTAGTCACCCATTTCCCTGTTCATGATGGTGCTACTTTCATTCCTTGA
- the LOC106754270 gene encoding protein N-lysine methyltransferase METTL21A: protein MKFTDSPVIELPVNDAVLSLQQDNGSMHVGTSVWPCSLVLVKFTERWASPSDNNPYASVLDFGGKRAVELGTGCGVAGMGLFLLGLTDLVLTDIAPVMPALKRNLKVNKPILRKTLKHSILYWNNAQQIAALNPPFDFVVATDVVYIRESVPSLVSAMETLVSDNGVVLLGYQLRAPEAHELFWELCDKAFHIEKVPHEHLHPDYAYEETDVFLLRKKNEKQ, encoded by the coding sequence ATGAAGTTCACAGACTCGCCGGTGATCGAGCTTCCGGTAAACGACGCCGTTCTGTCGCTGCAGCAAGACAACGGTTCCATGCACGTGGGAACCTCCGTGTGGCCCTGCTCCCTCGTCCTCGTAAAATTCACGGAGCGTTGGGCCTCACCCTCAGACAACAACCCGTACGCCAGCGTGCTGGACTTCGGAGGCAAACGGGCTGTGGAGCTGGGCACGGGCTGCGGCGTGGCGGGGATGGGCTTGTTCTTATTGGGCCTGACGGACCTGGTCCTCACGGATATCGCGCCCGTGATGCCGGCCCTGAAGCGCAACCTGAAGGTGAACAAGCCCATCCTCCGCAAGACCCTGAAACACTCCATTCTTTACTGGAACAACGCGCAGCAGATCGCCGCCCTCAACCCTCCCTTCGACTTCGTCGTCGCGACCGACGTCGTTTACATTCGCGAGTCCGTGCCGTCTTTGGTTTCCGCCATGGAAACCCTAGTCTCCGACAACGGCGTCGTTTTGCTCGGCTACCAGCTTAGGGCACCCGAAGCACACGAGCTTTTCTGGGAACTTTGCGACAAAGCCTTCCACATCGAGAAAGTCCCACACGAGCATCTGCATCCCGATTATGCTTACGAGGAGACCGATGTTTTTCTGTTGAGGAAGAAAAACGAGAAGCAGTGA
- the LOC106754227 gene encoding LOW QUALITY PROTEIN: zinc finger protein MAGPIE (The sequence of the model RefSeq protein was modified relative to this genomic sequence to represent the inferred CDS: deleted 1 base in 1 codon) — protein sequence MLQKMDDGEISNAFPLQNPSTAASNQPPLLKRKRNLPGNPDPEAEVIALSPKTLMATNRFVCEICLKGFQRDQNLQLHRRGHNLPWKLKQRSSKEVRKRVYVCPEKTCVHHHPSRALGDLTGIKKHFCRKHGEKKWKCEKCSKRYAVQSDWKAHSKTCGTREYKCDCGTIFSRRDSFITHRAFCDALAEETARVNAATNISNYSIMQNPLGSNMATHFSSFYKPNSCTEEPVVPGNQTSKGLSLWMSQTSQAHQTIANNNLHEFHQLGSATSPSSIYCGGGGGGGNPLAPCSNPPPSNYQLNWVFGNKISSNGSQELSSTASLPLVNNIVKDNPNLQLISVPSLYSSQHQSHQTTSANMSATALLQKAAQIGTTSSDPSLFLGSIGLKCNSPGQDGNKFCGMYGSSSVLTGHEGENNYSGDLSQMPPTKRRHVQNEESVWGQTRDFLGVGVPTICHPSSTNGWT from the exons ATGCTACAAAAGATGGATGATGGAGAAATTTCAAATGCTTTCCCTCTTCAGAACCCATCAACTGCTGCATCTAACCAACCTCCTCTtttgaagaggaagagaaacCTCCCTGGAAATCCAG ATCCTGAAGCTGAGGTCATAGCCTTATCACCAAAGACTCTGATGGCCACAAACAGATTCGTGTGTGAAATTTGTCTCAAGGGTTTCCAAAGGGACCAAAACCTTCAACTCCATCGACGAGGGCACAATCTTCCATGGAAGCTGAAGCAGAGATCAAGCAAAGAAGTAAGGAAGAGGGTTTATGTGTGTCCAGAGAAGACTTGTGTCCACCACCACCCTTCAAGGGCTCTGGGGGACTTAACTGGGATTAAGAAGCACTTCTGCAGAAAGCACGgtgagaagaagtggaagtgCGAGAAGTGCTCAAAGCGTTATGCTGTGCAGTCAGATTGGAAAGCTCACTCAAAAACATGCGGTACCAGAGAATACAAATGTGACTGTGGCACTATCTTTTCACG GAGGGATAGCTTCATCACTCACAGGGCTTTCTGCGATGCCTTAGCAGAAGAAACAGCTAGGGTGAACGCAGCAACAAACATTAGCAACTACAGCATCATGCAAAACCCCCTCGGTTCTAACATGGCAACCCATTTTTCATCGTTTTACAAGCCGAATTCGTGCACCGAGGAGCCAGTAGTCCCAGGTAATCAAACATCTAAGGGGCTATCCCTTTGGATGAGTCAAACATCTCAGGCTCATCAAACAATTGCTAACAACAACTTGCATGAGTTTCACCAACTTGGATCTGCTACTAGCCCAAGCTCAATTTactgtggtggtggtggtggtggtggaaatCCACTTGCTCCTTGCTCAAATCCACCACCCTCTAATTACCAACTAAATTGggtgtttggaaataaaatctCCTCCAATGGAAGCCAAGAGCTAAGCAGCACTGCTTCACTTCCACTAGTGAACAATATTGTTAAGGATAACCCAAACCTGCAACTCATAAGTGTTCCTTCCTTGTATAGTTCCCAACACCAATCCCATCAAACAACCTCAGCAAACATGTCAGCCACAGCTTTGTTGCAAAAAGCTGCACAGATTGGGACAACTTCATCGGACCCATCATTATTCCTCGGGAGCATAGGTTTGAAATGCAACAGTCCAGGCCAAGATGGGAACAAATTTTGTGGCATGTACGGTTCAAGTTCAGTACTCACAGGTCATGAGGGAGAGAATAATTATTCCGGTGATTTGTCACAAATGCCCCCTACAAAACGACGGCACGTACAGAATGAAGAGAGTGTATGGGGACAAACTAGGGATTTTCTCGGCGTTGGT GTGCCAACCATTTGCCACCCTTCATCAACCAACGGATGGACTTAA